From a single Bradyrhizobium sediminis genomic region:
- a CDS encoding acyl-CoA dehydrogenase family protein, which produces MPQNSSLEIARRVDRWWESAGRNVLTDPFGAMAQAGLFQIGLPGAGAALDSYRAIAAAEQAIAAKTGLLGLASAFAARQMTARFFIAGFADGDQRAAWLPRIAAGEACTAIAISEPGAGAHPKLLKTTAKSRGAGFVLSGGKAWVTNGPVADLFLVLAVTAIEDGRKRYGLFLVPKGTAGLSVEPMAALDTLAPASHCELELDGCEVPATAQIGKMDDAYPAMALPFRDVEDTVGTANVSGLLSWLLEKTAAQIERTEDNALRLGRVAGLVSLVHAASRLAVEALDGKGQEAPARIIGVRLLARDIVGEIRELLAQGRRQDEAIEGALAAFDLLASVAREPRKVRQIRLGNSIGSERQ; this is translated from the coding sequence ATGCCGCAGAATTCGAGTCTCGAAATCGCTCGCCGCGTCGATCGCTGGTGGGAAAGCGCCGGGCGCAACGTCCTGACCGACCCGTTCGGAGCGATGGCGCAAGCGGGCCTGTTCCAGATCGGCCTTCCCGGCGCGGGCGCAGCGCTCGACAGCTACCGCGCGATCGCAGCCGCCGAGCAGGCCATTGCCGCGAAAACCGGACTGTTGGGCCTCGCGAGCGCGTTCGCTGCGCGGCAGATGACGGCCCGATTTTTCATTGCGGGTTTTGCCGATGGCGATCAGCGCGCCGCGTGGCTGCCGCGCATTGCGGCCGGCGAGGCCTGCACGGCGATCGCGATCTCCGAGCCTGGCGCCGGCGCGCATCCGAAGCTTCTGAAGACGACGGCAAAATCCCGCGGCGCGGGATTTGTTCTTAGCGGCGGCAAGGCCTGGGTCACCAATGGCCCGGTCGCGGATCTGTTTCTGGTGCTGGCCGTGACCGCGATCGAGGATGGACGCAAGCGATACGGGTTGTTCCTGGTCCCGAAAGGGACCGCCGGCCTCAGCGTCGAGCCGATGGCGGCGCTGGATACGTTGGCGCCGGCCTCGCATTGCGAACTGGAGCTCGACGGCTGCGAGGTGCCGGCGACGGCGCAGATCGGCAAGATGGATGATGCCTATCCGGCGATGGCATTGCCGTTTCGCGATGTCGAGGATACCGTCGGCACCGCCAACGTTTCCGGGCTCTTGAGCTGGCTGCTGGAGAAGACCGCCGCCCAGATCGAGCGCACCGAAGACAATGCCTTGCGGCTCGGCCGTGTCGCGGGCCTGGTGTCGCTGGTTCACGCGGCGAGCCGGCTCGCGGTGGAAGCCCTCGACGGCAAAGGCCAGGAGGCGCCGGCGCGGATCATCGGCGTGCGGCTCCTGGCCCGCGACATCGTCGGCGAGATCCGTGAACTGTTGGCGCAGGGTCGACGGCAAGACGAAGCGATCGAGGGCGCACTTGCCGCGTTCGATCTGTTGGCCTCGGTCGCGCGCGAGCCGCGCAAGGTGCGCCAGATCAGGCTTGGAAATTCCATAGGAAGCGAGAGACAATAA
- a CDS encoding AAA family ATPase, with product MNNHLPADSIEAVTRGLASAGYIASKQIATAVYLAERIEKPILVEGPAGVGKTELAKALAAWRGLKMIRMQCYEGLDEAKALYEWKYAKQLLYTQILKDKLGEVLGGADTLAAALGKLHDFGDVFFSKEFVEPRPLLQALEQAKGCVLLVDEIDKSDAEFESLLLEILSDYQVSIPELGTVAAVVKPTVILTSNGERDLSDALKRRCLHLHIGFPEQRLEERIVESRVPGISETLRRQIVGFINQVRALDLKKLPSVSETIDWARVLVLLQASELDHETVKDTLNVLLKYEADIETTLPQVASFVAKAGRQGVFG from the coding sequence ATGAACAACCATCTGCCGGCGGACTCGATCGAAGCCGTCACCCGTGGACTGGCGTCGGCGGGCTATATCGCCAGCAAGCAGATCGCGACCGCGGTCTACCTGGCCGAGCGCATCGAGAAACCGATCCTGGTGGAGGGACCGGCCGGCGTCGGCAAGACCGAGCTGGCGAAGGCGCTTGCGGCATGGCGGGGGCTCAAGATGATCCGCATGCAGTGCTACGAAGGGCTCGACGAGGCCAAGGCGCTGTATGAATGGAAATACGCCAAGCAGCTGCTCTACACCCAGATCCTGAAGGACAAGCTCGGCGAAGTGCTCGGCGGCGCCGATACGCTGGCGGCAGCGCTCGGCAAGCTGCACGATTTCGGCGACGTGTTCTTCTCCAAGGAGTTCGTCGAGCCGCGTCCATTGCTGCAGGCGCTGGAGCAAGCCAAGGGCTGCGTGCTGCTTGTCGACGAGATCGACAAGTCGGATGCTGAATTCGAATCCCTGCTGCTCGAAATTCTCAGCGACTATCAGGTCAGTATTCCCGAACTCGGCACCGTCGCGGCGGTCGTAAAGCCGACGGTGATCCTGACCTCAAATGGTGAGCGCGACCTTTCCGACGCGCTCAAGCGCCGCTGCCTGCATCTGCATATCGGTTTTCCCGAGCAGCGGCTGGAGGAGCGCATCGTCGAAAGCCGCGTCCCCGGCATCTCGGAAACCCTGCGCCGGCAGATCGTCGGCTTCATCAACCAGGTCCGCGCGCTGGATCTGAAGAAGCTGCCCTCGGTCAGCGAAACCATCGACTGGGCGCGCGTGCTGGTGCTGCTGCAAGCGTCGGAACTGGATCATGAGACCGTCAAGGACACCCTCAACGTGCTCCTGAAATACGAGGCCGACATCGAGACCACGCTGCCCCAGGTGGCGAGTTTCGTCGCCAAGGCCGGCCGGCAGGGCGTGTTCGGCTGA
- a CDS encoding vWA domain-containing protein, protein MREELHRFFRAARGAGVRVSPAESIDAMKAVADVGFGDRGILRDTLLLTLAKSQDEKQALAACFDLFFSQPEVPEQAAPEDADEHKAAGSAANENEPGGPGAPAPELGELAQMLMSRDRNAIAAAMAAAANAASLSDIRYFTQRGIFSTRILEQLGIERLRDDLDALTSANPAEAERLAAALQGLRENVREVVNQALMLYGREETENLRNEILRNAPLAWLERRQVEQMKALIRAIARRLRERYSKPRKRQRRGHLDTRKTLRRNAAWGGVPFLTSWKRRHRDRPKIVAICDVSGSVAQVSDFFLLLIHSLHEVVDDVRSFAFSGHLIEVSDILDTKTPEEAMSEIMSKVGFGSSDYGGSFRDFEKDFMRTVTPKTTVIVLGDARTNNLDPRADILRTISERAKRLVWLNPEGRMAWGWGDSEMPRYASFCSVVRQCATAKQLERAVSDIVAAYQ, encoded by the coding sequence ATGCGCGAGGAACTGCATCGTTTCTTCCGGGCGGCTCGCGGAGCCGGCGTTCGGGTATCGCCCGCGGAAAGCATCGATGCGATGAAGGCGGTGGCCGATGTCGGATTTGGCGACCGCGGCATTCTGCGTGACACGCTGCTGCTGACGCTGGCCAAGAGCCAGGATGAAAAGCAGGCGCTGGCCGCGTGTTTCGATCTTTTCTTCAGCCAGCCCGAGGTGCCGGAGCAGGCCGCGCCGGAGGATGCCGACGAGCACAAAGCTGCGGGCTCGGCGGCAAACGAGAACGAGCCAGGCGGTCCGGGCGCGCCGGCGCCGGAGCTCGGCGAGTTGGCGCAGATGCTGATGTCGCGGGATCGCAACGCGATCGCGGCCGCCATGGCCGCCGCCGCCAATGCCGCCTCGTTGTCCGACATCCGCTATTTCACCCAGCGCGGCATCTTCTCGACCCGGATTCTCGAGCAACTCGGCATTGAACGGCTGCGCGACGACCTCGACGCGCTGACATCAGCCAATCCGGCGGAAGCCGAGCGGCTGGCGGCGGCGCTGCAGGGGCTGCGCGAGAACGTGCGGGAGGTCGTCAATCAGGCGCTCATGCTCTATGGACGCGAAGAGACCGAGAACCTGCGCAATGAAATCCTGCGCAACGCGCCGTTGGCCTGGCTCGAGCGCCGGCAGGTCGAGCAGATGAAGGCCCTGATTCGCGCCATCGCGCGGCGGCTGCGCGAGCGTTACAGCAAGCCGCGAAAGCGGCAGCGGCGCGGGCATCTCGACACCCGAAAGACGCTGCGACGCAACGCCGCCTGGGGGGGCGTCCCGTTCCTCACCTCCTGGAAACGCCGCCACCGCGACCGGCCGAAGATCGTGGCGATCTGCGACGTTTCCGGGTCGGTGGCGCAGGTGTCCGACTTCTTCCTGCTGCTGATCCACAGCCTGCACGAGGTGGTGGACGACGTGCGCTCGTTTGCGTTCTCCGGCCACCTCATCGAGGTCAGCGACATCCTCGACACCAAGACGCCGGAGGAGGCGATGAGCGAGATCATGTCGAAGGTCGGATTCGGCTCCTCCGACTATGGCGGCTCGTTCAGGGATTTCGAAAAGGATTTCATGCGGACGGTGACGCCGAAGACGACGGTGATCGTGCTCGGCGACGCCCGCACCAACAATCTCGATCCGCGCGCCGACATCCTTCGCACCATTTCGGAACGGGCCAAGCGGCTGGTCTGGCTCAACCCGGAGGGGCGGATGGCCTGGGGCTGGGGCGACTCCGAGATGCCGCGCTATGCCTCCTTCTGCAGCGTGGTGCGCCAGTGCGCTACTGCAAAACAGCTCGAGCGGGCGGTGTCCGACATCGTCGCGGCGTACCAGTAA